In Streptomyces pluripotens, the genomic window CCCGCGCCGCAGACCGCGCAGCGCGTCCTTGTCGGTGCGGGTCATCAGAGTGGTCGGAGGAGCATCGGTAGGGGGAGCGCTTGCCTCGTCGCCGGGGCGGTCGGTTACCGGCTGAGGGGCCTTGCGGTGCCGGAAGACGATCATGATGGCCTGGGCCAGGGCCACGAGGCCGGCGCCGATCATCATTCCATTGGGGATGTTGGAGCCGCCGAGGGCGAACCCGAACAGGGACTGCGAATATCCGGCGGCCAGCAAGCCCACGGCGAAGGCGAGCATCGTGAGGGACTTGGCGATGAACGCCACTCCCATCGGGGCCATCGGCAGCCCGAACCAGGAGCCGGCCACACCGAGGGCGATCCCGTACCCGAAGTTCTTGGCACGTTTGCCACCACGATCACCAGCGATGATCGTTTCCGCCGCGGCGACACCGGACGGCCAGGCGTTCTCCGCGGGGAACACGCGCGTGTCAAACATCCAGTACAACATCAGCAGGTCGATGACCATGGCCAGGGAGGCACCGATGAGCATCGGCCACATGAGTCCAGGTTCGCCGATGACCACCGGGATCCCGATCGGCAGCAGCAGCGAGTTCGCAGCGGCGAACGTCGCACTGGAGATGCTGGTCTGGACCAGGTTCTGTCGGTGGGTCGAACGAAAGCGCCGGAAGACGCTGAGCGGGATACGTGAGACCACGATCGAGGCGAGGACGCCCATGATCGACGTGTTCGGCGTGACACCGAGGCTGGTGATGATCTGAAGGCCGATCAGTGCCCCGGCGATCGATGTGAACAGAACCGCGGCGAGGACCGTCGGCTCGAACACCGACGGGTGTCGTTCTCTTTCGTGCTGTTGTGCGGGTTCCGTGAGGCTCATCTGGCCACCCCGCTCGACGTGTGCCGAGTCGGCGGGACGCAGGTCGTCGCCGGGCGGGAGTCTACGACCCGAGCGGCGGCCCGCCACAGGGGCGCCCCGCTCCGGTGCTCGCGGGCGCACCGGCAGGCGGTCCCAGCCGGGCGAAGTGCTCTGCGGGGATGCCGCGCTCCGGTGCCGCAGACCGGCGCCGGGTCGGCCCCCCGCGGGGACAGCGCGGACTCGATTCTATCCCGCTCGTCCGCTTCGGGGCCGCAGGGCGGCGGGATCATCACGGGCACCATGGCTCGTAGCGGAGTAGACATGATGACGGTGACTGGCAAACGTAGTGTCACGGTGACGACCTCCTGATGGACGACACAAACGGTGCGTGAACGTCAGAGGACCACCAGGGCCGTACCGAGGGCCATGTGCGACTTGCTGGCAGGGGCCGGGCGTCATTGGGCACTGTGCCCACCGGCGTCCGTCCGTTCCGGGGGTGCCCTGCATCGAGGGGGCCGCTGGTTGCCCGGGGACGGCCCACCACTGGTCGGCCCCCGGTGATTCAGCCAGCCGCACGGACACGCCGGGACGAGGGAGAGCCCAGCCACCCGCCACAGGTGCACCGATCCACGCCCGGGTGGCACCGCCCGGGGCTCATGGATTCGTCGGACAGGAGCGACTCGCACCGGCCGGGACGCAACGACCCGTTCCTCCACGCGAAGCCAGGCGCGGCCGTTCTGGCGTGCCCGCGTCGGGCGTACGGCCCCACGGCCGGGCACCGCACAGGGGCCGGGCCCCTGCGAAATCGACAAGTGGGCCTGGCATGCCGAACGCCCCCGAGTGGGACTCGGTAGGCACCGGGAACGGCCTTCCGGTTGTGCACACCGCACTGCCGTATCGCACTACCGGTGCATGCAGCCTGCTGACGGCCCCAACGGGCTTGTCTACCGTCCGACGGATTCCGGGGACACCCAGAGAAACGGAGACCCCATGCGCATCGGAATTGACGTGGGCGGCACCAACACCGACGCGGTGTTGATGGACGGCGAGCGGGTCGTGGTATCCGTCAAGACCTCCACGGCCGAAGACGTCACCAGCGGGATCGTCGCGGCACTGGACGGGTTGCGACAACGCCACGCGTTCGAGCCCGCTGACGTACGTGCCGTCATGATCGGTACGACGCACTTCATCAACGCACTCATCGAGCGTCGCAGACTGGCCCCTACAGCGGTGATTCGTCTCGGTCTGCCTGCCACCGCTGCACTACCGCCCATGGTGGGCTGGCCTGAGGACTTGGTCGAAGCGATCGAGGGCCGGGCGTACATGTGCC contains:
- a CDS encoding OPT/YSL family transporter, coding for MSLTEPAQQHERERHPSVFEPTVLAAVLFTSIAGALIGLQIITSLGVTPNTSIMGVLASIVVSRIPLSVFRRFRSTHRQNLVQTSISSATFAAANSLLLPIGIPVVIGEPGLMWPMLIGASLAMVIDLLMLYWMFDTRVFPAENAWPSGVAAAETIIAGDRGGKRAKNFGYGIALGVAGSWFGLPMAPMGVAFIAKSLTMLAFAVGLLAAGYSQSLFGFALGGSNIPNGMMIGAGLVALAQAIMIVFRHRKAPQPVTDRPGDEASAPPTDAPPTTLMTRTDKDALRGLRRGTVLYISAGLTLAVLGGLYSSMAPLQLVLWVLFAAVACICAELIVGLSAMHAGWFPAFATALIFLILGMLMHFPVVALVLLVGFVAAGSPAFADGGYDFKTGWLLRGQGTDRSFELEGRRQQLYAGLVGLAVAVVVVALTHSLYFDAGLFPPVDKAYSAAIRAGLDTSSVAQLALWALPGALIQLAGGPSRQLGVLLATGLLVANPQVGWIVAAGMVIRWLVLRVKGPEASTPMTIFAAGIIAGSAMYSFSNAAVKTWSR